ATAACAACCAGACTGATCATAAAAGTAGATACTAGTGAAAGGAATTTCGTTTTTTCGATTAATACTTAATAATTTCAAAGCAATAGTAGCTGTTCTTTATAACGTTTACAAAAAATTAATAATTTGGCATAAAACTTGCAGTTCTAAAAAAAGACTTATTTAAATATTCAAAAAAAGGAGGTTTCTGTCGGATAAGTAAGAATTATAAGGAAGTAGTAATTTCGGTGTAAGCGCTTAATTTAAAAAACGAAGGGGATATGATAGGTGGAAAATAAAACACAGTTAAAAAGATCCTTAAAGTTATGGCAAGTAGTTATGATGGGGTTAGCCTATATGACCCCTATGGTTGTTTTCGACACATTTGGAATTGTCTCTGATGTAACTAATGGTCACGTACCAAGTGCATATATAGTAGCTCTAATAGGAATGTTATTTACAGCTGTTAGCTACGGCAAGTTAGTAAGAGTATTTCCTGAAGCTGGGTCTGCATACACATACACCCAGAAGGCAATTAGTGGTCACTTAGGTTTTCTAGTTGGCTGGTCATCATTACTAGATTACTTGTTCCTACCTATGGTAAATGCTTTATTAACGAAAATATACTTAAACGCACTTTTTCCAAATGTTCCAACCTGGATATGGGTAGTTGGGTTTGTAGGACTAGTTACTTTCTTAAACTTAAGAAGTATAAATATGCTGGCGAACTTCAATACCTTCTTTGTATTAGTCCAACTTGCGATTATGGTTGTCTTTATCATTCTAGTTATTCAAGGATTACATCATGGAGAAGGATATGGTGGATTCAGTCTAAAACCACTATTTAATGCAGGGATGCATTTTGGTACATTAGTAACCGGTGCAACAATTCTTTGCTTCTCATTTTTAGGATTCGACGCTGTTTCAACTTTATCAGAAGAAGCAATAAACCCTGCAAAAACAATTCCTAAAGCAATTCTTTATACAGCTCTGTGGGGAGGAGTTATCTTCACGGTTACATCATTTTTCATTCAATTATACTATCCGGACATATCTAGATTTAAGCATCCAGATGCTGCATCTCCAGAGATTGCACTCTATGTAGGTGGCAAATTATTTCAATCAATTTTCTTATGCATTACTTTTATTAACACACTTGCTTCTGCATTGGCGTCACATGCAAGTGTCTCACGTTTGTTATTTGTAATGGGGCGTGACAAAGTTTTCCCAGATAAATGGTTCGGATTTGTTCACCCAAAATGGAAAACACCAGCATTTAACGTAATTTTTGTCGGTGTGATTTCATTATCAGCAATCTTTTTCAACTTGGTAACAGCTACTTCATTAATTAACTTTGGAGCATTAATGGCATTTACTTTTGTTAATTTATCAGTCATTAACCATTTTTACATTAGAGGAAAGCATAGATCATTCAAAGGATTCTGTTCTTACCTGCTTTTGCCTTTAATTGGAGCCGCATCCGTAGCAATCCTATGGTTCAACATTGAAAAAAGCTCATTAATAATGGGAACAGTTTGGTTTGTCGTTGGATTATTATATCTAATTTACTTAACGAAGGCATTCCAAATTGCCCCTCCTAAATATGAAGAAGAGGCTGCTGTATAGTAAACTCAAAATGAAAAAAAGTCACAAGGAAATTTACTCCTTGTGACTTTTTTGTGTCTAATCTGGAATATTCTATTCGCATTTCTCTTTTCCTTGATAATGGATTTTAAGTAATTCAATTTTGAATAATGATTAATGCAAAATTGAATAATTCATGCATTCAATCATATTTTCAGTAAAGGATCAAATTAGGTTATTGAAGGAAAAAACAATAAAAAGGATCGTTCAAAAAAATAGATAAAAGTCTTGTAATTGCCTTACTAATAAGCTTTTGTCTATTTTATCACTTCACAGAGTTATGATATGAATTCAAGTTGGCACAGGAATTGCTATTAAATTTTTAAAATATAACTATGAGGTGTGTAAAATGAGCTCAAATTTAACGAAAGTAGAACAAAATGAAAAGAGTAGTGAACAGGTAGAAATAGATGATTCCCTTCAGGAGTTTAGAGAAACATTAAATGAAGCAATCGGAATAATGAACTATCCGAGTCAAGTGTTTGATTTCCTTAAAACACCAATGCGATTTTTAGAATTTAGTATTCCCGTTCAAATGGATAATGGTGAGACAAAAGTATTTCAAGGGTATCGAGCCCAACATAATGATGCATTAGGACCTACTAAAGGGGGAATCAGATTTCATCCTGATGTAACGCCAGAGGAAGTAAAAGCATTGGCTGGATGGATGAGTTTAAAGTGTAGTATTACTGATTTACCTTATGGGGGAGCAAAAGGTGGGGTTGTTTGTGACCCAAGACTATTAAGTATGAATGAGCTAGAAAAATTAAGTAGAGGTTATGTAAGAGCTGTAAGCCAAATTGTAGGACCTACTAAAGATATTCCAGCACCTGATATGTATACAAACGCACAAGTAATGGCTTGGATGCTAGATGAATATGACCATATTAGAGAGTTTGATTCACCAAGCTTTATTACTGGTAAACCTATAACTTTAGGGGGTTCAGTAGGTCGTGAGACGGCAACATCAAAAGGAGTATTTTATGCTCTCGAGTTAATTAGTGAAATACAGAAAATCGAGATTAAAAATATGAAGGTCATTATTCAAGGATTTGGAAATGTTGGTAGTTACTTAGCACAATACTTACATGAAGCTGGGGCAAAGGTTGTTGGAGTCTCAGATGTACTCGGAGCAATTTATGATCCAAAAGGTTTAGACATTCCATATCTATTAGACAATCGCGATTCATTTGGAGTTGTTTCTAATTTATTTAAAAATGCAATTTCCAATCATGAGTTATTAGAAAAAGAATGTGATGTCTTAATTCCAGCTGCAATAAGTGGTGTTATTAATAACCGTAATGCGGATAAATTGAAATGCAAGATTGTTGTAGAAGCAGCGAATGGACCGACTACTAAAGAAGCCCTAGAAATTCTTGATCAAAAAGAGATTTTAGTCGTTCCCGATATTTTAGCTAACTCAGGTGGAGTTGTTGTTTCTTATTTTGAATGGTGTCAAAATATGCAAGGTTATTATTGGACTGAGAGTACTGTAGATGAGAGATTAAAAGAAAAAATGACAGATAGCTTTTTAAAAGTTTATAAAACATCACAAAAATATAATGTAAACATGAAAATAGCAGCTTATATTGAAGGGATTCGTAAAATCGCTGAAGCTTGTCGCTTAAGAGGTTGGGTAAAATATTAAAATAAAAAGGAGAGATCTAGAATGATTGATATTATTTCTGAATCAACGGAAAGACAGCTTGTACACCATTATTGTCTATTAACGCAGAACAATCGATATGATTTATCAATTGGCTTTTCAAGCCACTTTTATGGAAAATCAATGGTTACATCAATTCAATCTAGTAAAATGGCATTATTATGTTTAGAAGATATTCATTCTGAACAATATTGGGCACCTAAATTAGGTATTGCTGAAGAGGATATTTTAGAAATTCAAAATTTCTTTAGTATGGTTTTGCCATCAAAACATATCTGTGAGTTATAATACAGGAATTATTTTTTAAGAAAACTCCCTTATTGGCGAGCTTTAAGGCTAAAAAAAGGCGAATTACTATCTTCGCTGCAAATCTATACATTCTTTAATGTGCAAAAAAAGGAGTGAGTTTTATGTATTATGGAGTCATTGTCAGTGACTACCATGGAACAGTTGAAGAGACTGCTATTCAGAAAGATTCAAGAATTTATGAATGGGAGCCGTTATTCTTTATTAAAACTACAGATGGAATTACAAAAGTTATTCATCAAGGAATAAGTGGTGAAGTTGTTTCATTGGAGGTCTCAAATGGAGACAAAATAGTTCCTGGAATGGTTCTTGCTTATGTTAAAGAAGATTTGTTTGTTACTGCTAGCGATTGAGTAAATTGTGATTAAGATTTTGAGGATCTACAAATAACAACTTTGATTCAATGAACTCGTTCTCTTTTCTAACAAATAAAGGGTGTCTCTGGTCGAATAGACTTAAGAGACTGCCCTTTCTTTTTGTTTGTGTTAAATAGATTAGTAAATTATAATTTTAGATTTTTATGATAAATTTAAAAATTCTGCTAAAATAGGAATGTATAATGGAATAGATATAAGGGGGGAAAGTAATGTTATCAATAAATGAGAAACAAATAAGACCAGTCATCACAATAGATATCGATCAATTTAAAGAAAATGATGAAATCGATTTATCCAATATAAATGAACCCTTTTTATTCTTACGTAAGCAAAACCAGATTGTTGGTTATGTTCAATTAAATAATATTACTCAAAGTAGTAATAAAAAGAGAAGTATAGCATTCTCGAAGATTATTAGTTCTTCTCAATCGATAAATAGTGTTAGTCGCTTAAGTGAGCAAATTTCATTAACTACACTATTTCAAATTATTGGTGAACCAATCTCAATTGTAAAAGAAGAGGAAGAAATGCCAATTGGTTACATACTTCGTGAAGATATATTAGCGGAGCTTTTTAAACAAGAAAATAAAAGTGTAGATTTATTAAAGAGCATTTTAACATCGATACCGATGGGAACATTTGTAGTAGATAAAAATAAAGTTATTGTAAATTGCAATGATGCTGGGTTGAAAATGATTAAATCAACATCAGAAAAAGTAATTAATACAAAAGCAGAAACTATATTCAGCGGCGAACAAGTCGATAATGTATTTGCGACAGGTAAAACAATTCTTAATCAGATTCAAATTAGTGACGATATGGGTGTTCTTGTTGATTATAGCCCAATTTTCGTTGATAACGAGGTTGAAGGAGTTGTCATTGTCGTACAAGATCTCCCAATGGTTGAAGAAATGGCCTCCGAAATAGAATATGTAAAAGATTTAAATAAAGATCTGAATGCCATTTTATCGAGTATTTATGATGAAATACTTGTAGTAAATCGCAAGGGTGAGCTAATCCGTTACAGTGAAAATATAATACCTGGATTTTGGAATGTAGATTTAAAAGAACTACTTGGAAAGAGTATTTTAGAATTCGAAAACCAAGGACTTTTTACGCCATCAGTTACAAAACTAGTTTTAGAAAAAAAGAAGAAAGTCTCAATTGTTCAAGAAACAATTAATGGACGTAAAGTACTTGCGGTAGGAAATCCAGTTTTTGATGAGAATATGGAAATTGAACGTATTATTATTGCTTCTAGGGATATTACAGAAACTTCACGACTTAAAACGGAATTAAAAGAAATGAAGAAGATTTCTGAGCAATATAAAAAGGAGCTTGAAGATATAAAGAGCAAGGATCGTTTTGTCAAAAAACTGATTTACTGTAGCCCAAAAATGGAGCAAATCATTAATCAAGCGAAAAAAATTGCTGATTTTTCTTCCACTGTGTTACTGCATGGAGAGTCTGGTGTAGGGAAGGAAGTAATTGCACAGGCTATTCATCAATTAGGAAACCGTTCTTCAAAACCGTTTTTAAAATTAAACTGCGGTGCAATACCTGAAAATCTACTGGAAAGTGAGCTTTTTGGTTATATTAAAGGAGCGTTTACAGGAGCAGATCAAAATAAGGACGGCTATTTTAAGCAAGCAGATGAAGGCGTTTTATTTTTAGATGAAATTGGTGAAATGCCATTACATTTACAAGTAAAACTGCTTAGAGTCCTTCAAGAACAAGAAGTAATTCCAGTCGGAAGTACAAAGCCAATTAAAGTAAATGTGCAAATTATTGCAGCTACAAATAAAAGATTAGAAAAAATGGTTGAAGAACGAACATTTAGGGAGGACTTGTATTATCGACTAAATGTAATACCTTTAAATATTCCACCATTAAGAGAAAGAATTGAAGATATCTCATTATTAGCTTTCCATTTTTTACAGCAATTAAATGAAAAGTATAATAAGAGTTTTCATCTTACTCCAGATGCAATTAACGTATTGGAATTTTATTCCTGGCCAGGGAATGTCAGAGAACTTCAAAACATCATAGAAAGATTAGTCGTTTCTGCTGAAGATCAAATTATTAATGCAGAGGATGTTAATCAATTCTTACCAAATAGCTATGATTTTAATAAATCTAAACCAGTTATTAATAAAGTAATTCCTCTACAAGAAGCGATTGACTATGTAGAGGAGCAACTCATTGTGCTTGCAATGAAGCAATATAAAACAACAACGAAGGCTGCGCAGGTTTTAGGCATTAGCCAGTCATCGGTTAGTCGTAAGTATCAAAAAATAATGAATGAAAAGAATATGAATAGTGACTTTATGTCATTTAAATAAAAAAACGCACTGGGTGCGTTTTTTTATGCTGTTGAAAAACTACCTTGTCAATAAATTATCAAATTTTCGTAAAAGGAGTAGAGTGATGTTGATTTCCACTACATGGTGCTCGCTTTCCATGGGGCGAGATTCTTTAGCCTCCTCGGCGAGCCTGCGGGGTCTCAGCCTTCCCGCTAATCCCATAGGAGTCGATCACCCCTCCGTTCCAATCAACTTATTCAATCAAAAAAAGTCTGCAATAAATACTAGTCAAATAGCCTTTACTTAGAGTAATCTAACTGTTGTATTTAATCAGCTTATAGATCAATTAATATCGAAAAATTATTAAACTAAAAAATAGCCCATAATATTTTTAACTTCTAAAAAAATCATTACTAGTATTATTGGAAAATGGAATTGCTCAAACACATTTACATTTAAAATCAAAATCATTAAAAGCTATTCAAAAAATGCTAATTTTATCATTATTAAATGTTCATATAAAGTCCGTTTTCCCTATTGACGACTTTATATTTTAACACTCTGAAAAAACGCACTGGGTGCGTTTTTTTATTTCTCTAAATCCCCTATATTTTCAACATGACTATCAATTACTTCAGTCATACTAACTTGATCTCTGGATAGACTAAATGCCATGAATATGATGATGAGTCCCACTGCAATGCATGTTCCTGCAAGCAACATAATATTTCCCCCTTTCATGGTGTTCTAGCCTATGCAATGAATTTTCTTAATATGTCGTTTTACAGAAATAGTTTAAAAAACGTTTAATTACTGCAGAATTTGTACGAGTTTCAAAGATTATGCAAAGTGTAATAGTGTTATGCAAAATTGAATAGTAGTCTACAGGGTATTTGAAGTTAAACCCTTATAAATTAGGAGTATTAAAGTTGGCACGGTTCTTGCAAACTATTAAATTGTTAAGAATTTAAGGAGGGTTTATATACAATGGTCGATGTTCAATTTAAAACAATTGATTTAAAGATGTTTATTAATGGCGAATGGAAAGATTCTAGCAATCATGAGAAACGCCCTGTTATTAACCCGGCAAATGGAGAAATCATTGCATATGCTCCTGAAGGAACGGTTGAAGATGCGAAAGAAGCAATTGATGTTGCTCGTAAAGCATTCAATGATGGAAGATGGTCTGATTTATCTGCTCAAGAAAGAGCAACTTATTTATTTAAAATTGCAGACAAAATAGAAGAGTACCAAGAGGAATTAACGAAACTTGAAACGTTAGATAACGGTAAACCAAATCGTGAAGCGGGCTTTGATGTTGCCGATGCAGCAGCTTGTTTTCGTTATTATGCAGGATTAATTACAAAGCCAGATGGTTTTACTTACCATGTAGCAGATCCTATGCAGGCTATGGTTGTTCGCGAACCAATTGGAGTATGTGGATTAATTGTTCCTTGGAACTATCCATTATTAATGAGTGTATGGAAAATTGCTCCAGCATTAGCGGCAGGTAATACAATCGTTTTTAAACCATCTGAGGTAACACCAGTGACACCTAAGAAATTATTTGAAATTTTTGAAGAGGTTGGTCTTCCACAAGGTGTAGCAAATATGGTTATGGGTGCTGGTCCAGTAGTTGGAAATGAAATCGCTGCCAACCCTGATGTTGATATGGTTTCATTCACAGGTGGAACAAAAACGGGCAAACATATCATGAAAACAGCGGCAGATACAATGAAAAAAGTATCTCTAGAGCTTGGTGGAAAATCTCCGAATATTATTTTTGCAGATGCAGATTTTGAAACGGCCGTCGATTATGCTCTATTTGGGATTTTTGCAGGTTCAGGTCAAGTTTGTTCGGCTGGATCAAGAATTTTAGTCGAAGAATCAATTTATGATCGCTTCGTAGAGCGATTTGTAGAGCGAGCTGGGAAAATTAAAGTAGGTCCTGGTAATATAGCTGAAACAGAAATGGGGCCACTAGTTAGTAAAGAGCATTTAGAAAAAGTTTTAAGCTATATACAAATAGGTAAAGAAGAAGGTGCAAGGCTTGCTTGCGGTGGAAATCGAATCGAAAGAAATGGCTTAGAAAAAGGTTATTTTGTTGAACCAACTGTTTTTGCAGATGTTGAACAAAATATGCGCATTGTCCAAGAAGAAATTTTTGGTCCAGTCGTATGTATTCAAAAGTTTAAATCTGAAGAAGAAGCAATAAAACTTGCAAATGGCACTGTATATGGTTTAGCGGGTGCTGTCTTTAGTAAAGATGGAGCGAAAGCTTTAAGGGTAATTAAAAAGCTACGTTCAGGCATTACTTGGATTAACTCATACCACCCAACATACAATGAAGCTCCTTGGGGCGGCTACAAACAAAGCGGTGTAGGACGTAGCTTAGGTACATTTGGGCTAGAAGAATTCCAAGAAATTAAACAAATTAACATTAATTTACAAGTTGAACCCATTGGATGGTTTGCAGAATAATTTTAGGCAGTTTTAAGAAGAGACAGATAGGTAAGAAAAAAATAGATAAAATGACTATAGGAGTGAACAAAATGAGTATCAACTTAAAAAACGAATTAAAAAGTGAAGAAAAAAATGTAACCGAGTACATTAATAAGGTTTTAAGTTTAATAGAAAAAGAGACTGTTACAGAAGAAGACGCTGCATGGATTACTAAGGAAACAGTTGATGGTTTTAGAGAGCATGTAAACCCAGGTTTCCTTGCTTACCGTAAAACTGTTACAGAAGGCGGTCAATTTGCATCTGTTGAATGGTCTGATAGCGGCTCATGCTTTAAAGACGTAAATGGTAAAGAGTATATTGACTGTCTAGGCGGATTTGGAATTTATAATGTTGGACACCGTCATCCAAAAGTTATCAAAGCAGTTACAGATCAGTTAAAAAGACAGGCACTTCATAGCCAAGATTTATTAGATCCATTACGTGCAATGCTTGCTAAAATTTTAGCAGATATTACACCTGGTGATTTAAAATTCTCATTCTTTACAAATAGTGGTACTGAAAGTGTAGAAGCAGCATTAAAGCTTGCAAAAATGTATAGTGAGCGCAGTACATTTATCTCAACTACACGTGCATTCCACGGAAAAAGCTTAGGTTCTTTATCTGGTACTGCAAAAGGCATGTTCCGTAAACCGTTTTTACCGTTAATTCCTGGATTCCGTCATGTTCCATTTGGTGACATTGATATGATGAGAAAAACATTTGAAACTTGCTCTTTAGTAGGTGAAGATGTTGCAGCAGTTATACTTGAGCCAATACAAGGTGAAGGTGGAATTATTCTTCCTCCTCCAAACTACTTAAAAGAAGTTCGTGAACTATGTGATGAGTATGGAGCTCTACTAATTTTTGACGAAGTTCAAACAGGTATGGGACGTACTGGAAAAATGTTTGCTGCTGATTTATATGAAGTAGTTCCGGACATTATTTGTCTTGCTAAAGCATTCGGCGGCGGAGTTATGCCAGCTGGAGCAGTAGTTGCAAAAGAAGAAGTATTCAAAAGCTGGTTCCCAAATCCATTTATGCATACAACAACATTTGGTGGAAATCCATTAGCATGTGCAGCAGCTATTGCTACAATCAGCGTGCTTCTTGAAGAAAAATTACCTGAAAGAGCAGAAGTAGTTGGGGCTTACTTCTTAGATCAATTAAAAGAAGCAGCAAAAGGACATGAAGACAAAGTTTTAGAAATTCGTGGTCAAGGTTTAATGATTGGAATCGAGTTCCATCAAGATGAAATTGGCTATGAAGTTTCTAAAGGAATGTTTGATAAAGGGATCCTAGTTGCTGGTACATTAATTAACTCAAAAACAATTCGTATCGAGCCTTCTTTAAAAATTAGCTATGAAGAAGTTGATACTGTAGTAAGTGCATTTAAAGAAATTTTATCTACTATTGAAGTTTAGTCTTTACTGCATGTCATGACCGATAATCATGACATGCTTTCATTACATTCAAAAATCATTATAGATAGGATGGTGCAATTATGGCAGATCGAAAATTCGTTAAAATCCAAACTTCAATTCCAGGACCAAAATCACAAGAGTTGGTTGCAAGAAGAAATAAAGTGGTTCCAAAAGGAATTAGTAATAATAGTACAGCATTTGTAAAAAAAGCAAAGGGTGCATTAGTTGAGGATATTGATGGTAATACGTTTATTGACTTTGCAGGTGCAATTGGAACAATAAATGTGGGCCATTCCCATCCTAGAGTAGTAAGGGCGCTTCAAGCTCAGACTGGCGATTATATTCACACAGGCTTTAATGTCATGATGTA
This genomic interval from Gottfriedia acidiceleris contains the following:
- a CDS encoding APC family permease, whose amino-acid sequence is MMGLAYMTPMVVFDTFGIVSDVTNGHVPSAYIVALIGMLFTAVSYGKLVRVFPEAGSAYTYTQKAISGHLGFLVGWSSLLDYLFLPMVNALLTKIYLNALFPNVPTWIWVVGFVGLVTFLNLRSINMLANFNTFFVLVQLAIMVVFIILVIQGLHHGEGYGGFSLKPLFNAGMHFGTLVTGATILCFSFLGFDAVSTLSEEAINPAKTIPKAILYTALWGGVIFTVTSFFIQLYYPDISRFKHPDAASPEIALYVGGKLFQSIFLCITFINTLASALASHASVSRLLFVMGRDKVFPDKWFGFVHPKWKTPAFNVIFVGVISLSAIFFNLVTATSLINFGALMAFTFVNLSVINHFYIRGKHRSFKGFCSYLLLPLIGAASVAILWFNIEKSSLIMGTVWFVVGLLYLIYLTKAFQIAPPKYEEEAAV
- a CDS encoding Glu/Leu/Phe/Val family dehydrogenase; this translates as MSSNLTKVEQNEKSSEQVEIDDSLQEFRETLNEAIGIMNYPSQVFDFLKTPMRFLEFSIPVQMDNGETKVFQGYRAQHNDALGPTKGGIRFHPDVTPEEVKALAGWMSLKCSITDLPYGGAKGGVVCDPRLLSMNELEKLSRGYVRAVSQIVGPTKDIPAPDMYTNAQVMAWMLDEYDHIREFDSPSFITGKPITLGGSVGRETATSKGVFYALELISEIQKIEIKNMKVIIQGFGNVGSYLAQYLHEAGAKVVGVSDVLGAIYDPKGLDIPYLLDNRDSFGVVSNLFKNAISNHELLEKECDVLIPAAISGVINNRNADKLKCKIVVEAANGPTTKEALEILDQKEILVVPDILANSGGVVVSYFEWCQNMQGYYWTESTVDERLKEKMTDSFLKVYKTSQKYNVNMKIAAYIEGIRKIAEACRLRGWVKY
- a CDS encoding SAV0927 family protein — protein: MIDIISESTERQLVHHYCLLTQNNRYDLSIGFSSHFYGKSMVTSIQSSKMALLCLEDIHSEQYWAPKLGIAEEDILEIQNFFSMVLPSKHICEL
- a CDS encoding sigma 54-interacting transcriptional regulator gives rise to the protein MLSINEKQIRPVITIDIDQFKENDEIDLSNINEPFLFLRKQNQIVGYVQLNNITQSSNKKRSIAFSKIISSSQSINSVSRLSEQISLTTLFQIIGEPISIVKEEEEMPIGYILREDILAELFKQENKSVDLLKSILTSIPMGTFVVDKNKVIVNCNDAGLKMIKSTSEKVINTKAETIFSGEQVDNVFATGKTILNQIQISDDMGVLVDYSPIFVDNEVEGVVIVVQDLPMVEEMASEIEYVKDLNKDLNAILSSIYDEILVVNRKGELIRYSENIIPGFWNVDLKELLGKSILEFENQGLFTPSVTKLVLEKKKKVSIVQETINGRKVLAVGNPVFDENMEIERIIIASRDITETSRLKTELKEMKKISEQYKKELEDIKSKDRFVKKLIYCSPKMEQIINQAKKIADFSSTVLLHGESGVGKEVIAQAIHQLGNRSSKPFLKLNCGAIPENLLESELFGYIKGAFTGADQNKDGYFKQADEGVLFLDEIGEMPLHLQVKLLRVLQEQEVIPVGSTKPIKVNVQIIAATNKRLEKMVEERTFREDLYYRLNVIPLNIPPLRERIEDISLLAFHFLQQLNEKYNKSFHLTPDAINVLEFYSWPGNVRELQNIIERLVVSAEDQIINAEDVNQFLPNSYDFNKSKPVINKVIPLQEAIDYVEEQLIVLAMKQYKTTTKAAQVLGISQSSVSRKYQKIMNEKNMNSDFMSFK
- a CDS encoding aldehyde dehydrogenase family protein — encoded protein: MVDVQFKTIDLKMFINGEWKDSSNHEKRPVINPANGEIIAYAPEGTVEDAKEAIDVARKAFNDGRWSDLSAQERATYLFKIADKIEEYQEELTKLETLDNGKPNREAGFDVADAAACFRYYAGLITKPDGFTYHVADPMQAMVVREPIGVCGLIVPWNYPLLMSVWKIAPALAAGNTIVFKPSEVTPVTPKKLFEIFEEVGLPQGVANMVMGAGPVVGNEIAANPDVDMVSFTGGTKTGKHIMKTAADTMKKVSLELGGKSPNIIFADADFETAVDYALFGIFAGSGQVCSAGSRILVEESIYDRFVERFVERAGKIKVGPGNIAETEMGPLVSKEHLEKVLSYIQIGKEEGARLACGGNRIERNGLEKGYFVEPTVFADVEQNMRIVQEEIFGPVVCIQKFKSEEEAIKLANGTVYGLAGAVFSKDGAKALRVIKKLRSGITWINSYHPTYNEAPWGGYKQSGVGRSLGTFGLEEFQEIKQININLQVEPIGWFAE
- a CDS encoding putrescine aminotransferase — its product is MSINLKNELKSEEKNVTEYINKVLSLIEKETVTEEDAAWITKETVDGFREHVNPGFLAYRKTVTEGGQFASVEWSDSGSCFKDVNGKEYIDCLGGFGIYNVGHRHPKVIKAVTDQLKRQALHSQDLLDPLRAMLAKILADITPGDLKFSFFTNSGTESVEAALKLAKMYSERSTFISTTRAFHGKSLGSLSGTAKGMFRKPFLPLIPGFRHVPFGDIDMMRKTFETCSLVGEDVAAVILEPIQGEGGIILPPPNYLKEVRELCDEYGALLIFDEVQTGMGRTGKMFAADLYEVVPDIICLAKAFGGGVMPAGAVVAKEEVFKSWFPNPFMHTTTFGGNPLACAAAIATISVLLEEKLPERAEVVGAYFLDQLKEAAKGHEDKVLEIRGQGLMIGIEFHQDEIGYEVSKGMFDKGILVAGTLINSKTIRIEPSLKISYEEVDTVVSAFKEILSTIEV